The following are encoded in a window of Roseivirga misakiensis genomic DNA:
- a CDS encoding TonB-dependent receptor, with product MLRWIKKLLVAGLLFIGFTGYAQTVTVVNQKNDRPVPRATIQENKSDRAAITNESGLASLKGFTENSTLLIRHPSFRPKEVKYQDLAKLNFIIRLTEEIIEMEDVVISANKWEQNKLEIPQRITEFGALEIARAEPATTADLLGMSGQVFVQKSQLGGGSPMIRGFAANSVLIVVDGVRMNNAIFRSGNLQNVITLDPNNLQEAEVVFGPSSVIYGSDALGGVMDFHSKSPSFSPEGATIQGSGFTRYASAANAVSSNLQLELNLPKFASFTSVTYNNFDDLRTGSNRTDAFPDFGKRFEYVERINGEDRIIQNENVNRQIASGYDQWNILQKFRWRMGSFSDFTYSLHHSTSSDIPRYDRLTDRTNGNLTNAEWYYGPQEWQMHSLQSRFFYPTKFFDQLKMTTALQRVVESRNDRRFGSDILRSRRENVQILSFNLDFEKSYGLSGELYYGIEAVLNDVESTAEQTNISTGEVSPTSTRYPDGGSDYNSLAAYISTKNHLNDKLILSTGLRYSYITLNSKFVDDTFFNFPFDEIDLSNGGLTGNLGLVFLPQAGWKLNALLSSGFRAPNVDDIGKVFDSEPGSIVVPNPDLKPETSYNIEYGISRQFKSGLKIDFVNYYSFLRDALVRRPFTFNGASQIQYDGILSNVFAEVNVGEAFIWGFSFNLSAPLYQNITLKSSFTYTEGEDTIENLPLRHVAPLFGETSVTLSQKKFTSSIILRYSGGIAFEDLAPSEQNKPLLYTADGALPWSTLNINNSYQLNDRFTININLENILDTHYRTYSSGISAPGFNAIVSLRATF from the coding sequence ATGTTACGTTGGATAAAGAAGTTGTTGGTTGCCGGCCTGCTGTTTATAGGTTTTACTGGGTATGCTCAGACGGTTACTGTCGTCAATCAAAAAAATGATAGACCAGTACCAAGAGCCACAATCCAAGAAAACAAAAGCGATAGAGCCGCTATCACTAACGAATCTGGGTTAGCAAGCTTAAAAGGCTTTACGGAAAACAGCACTTTACTTATACGGCACCCCTCTTTTCGTCCGAAGGAGGTAAAATATCAAGACCTAGCAAAGCTCAATTTTATTATTCGCCTCACGGAAGAGATCATCGAAATGGAAGATGTGGTGATTTCGGCTAATAAGTGGGAACAAAACAAACTAGAAATCCCTCAGCGAATAACAGAGTTTGGTGCATTGGAAATTGCGCGTGCTGAACCAGCCACTACAGCCGATTTACTTGGGATGAGCGGGCAAGTTTTTGTACAAAAGAGTCAACTAGGCGGTGGAAGCCCTATGATCAGGGGTTTTGCGGCTAATTCAGTACTAATAGTAGTGGATGGAGTAAGAATGAATAATGCCATATTTAGGAGTGGAAACCTGCAAAATGTCATCACACTCGACCCCAATAATCTACAGGAAGCCGAGGTAGTTTTTGGCCCTAGTTCGGTCATCTATGGTAGCGATGCCCTAGGCGGTGTTATGGATTTTCACTCAAAAAGCCCGAGCTTTTCACCAGAAGGTGCCACAATTCAAGGTTCAGGATTTACACGATACGCTTCTGCTGCGAATGCCGTTTCAAGCAACTTACAATTAGAGTTGAACTTGCCCAAGTTTGCATCCTTTACCAGCGTTACCTACAACAACTTTGATGATTTAAGAACGGGTAGTAACAGAACAGATGCTTTTCCTGATTTTGGAAAACGATTCGAATATGTTGAAAGAATTAATGGGGAAGATCGAATAATTCAAAACGAAAATGTTAATCGCCAGATAGCCTCTGGATACGATCAGTGGAATATTCTTCAAAAATTTCGCTGGCGAATGGGGTCATTTTCCGACTTTACTTATTCGCTACACCACTCTACCTCTTCTGATATTCCTCGATACGATCGCTTGACTGATCGCACCAATGGCAATCTTACCAACGCCGAATGGTATTATGGACCACAGGAATGGCAGATGCATTCCTTACAATCTCGTTTCTTTTATCCGACCAAGTTCTTTGATCAGCTTAAAATGACCACAGCCTTGCAACGTGTGGTAGAAAGCAGAAACGACAGGCGTTTTGGAAGTGATATACTCAGGTCGCGTCGCGAAAACGTACAAATACTGTCATTCAATCTGGATTTCGAGAAATCATACGGCCTTTCAGGAGAACTCTATTACGGGATAGAAGCTGTCTTAAATGATGTCGAGTCTACTGCAGAACAAACCAATATATCTACAGGGGAAGTATCACCCACTAGTACTCGTTACCCAGATGGTGGTAGTGACTATAACAGTTTAGCAGCATATATCAGCACTAAAAATCACCTCAATGATAAACTCATCCTTTCTACTGGCTTGCGTTACAGTTATATCACACTGAACTCAAAGTTTGTGGACGATACTTTTTTTAATTTCCCATTCGATGAAATTGACCTAAGTAACGGTGGTTTGACGGGAAACCTTGGCCTCGTATTCTTGCCACAAGCGGGATGGAAACTGAATGCATTACTTTCAAGCGGTTTTCGTGCTCCAAATGTTGACGATATAGGCAAAGTATTTGACTCTGAACCCGGGTCGATCGTAGTGCCTAATCCAGACCTAAAACCAGAAACCAGTTACAATATAGAGTATGGCATTAGCCGACAGTTTAAGTCTGGGTTGAAAATAGACTTTGTTAATTACTATTCTTTCCTAAGGGACGCTTTGGTTCGAAGACCCTTTACCTTTAATGGTGCCTCCCAAATCCAATACGACGGCATCTTGAGTAATGTCTTTGCAGAAGTCAATGTGGGTGAAGCATTTATTTGGGGTTTTAGTTTCAATTTAAGCGCTCCATTGTATCAAAATATTACGCTTAAAAGCAGCTTTACTTACACAGAGGGAGAAGACACAATCGAAAACCTTCCACTTCGCCATGTGGCCCCTCTCTTTGGAGAAACAAGCGTTACATTGAGTCAGAAGAAATTTACTTCGAGCATTATCTTGCGATACAGTGGCGGAATTGCCTTTGAAGATTTGGCACCATCCGAGCAGAATAAACCACTCCTTTATACAGCAGACGGAGCCCTGCCTTGGAGCACATTGAATATTAATAATTCCTACCAACTCAACGATCGGTTTACGATCAATATCAACTTAGAAAACATACTAGATACACACTACAGAACTTATTCCTCGGGAATTAGTGCGCCAGGTTTTAATGCCATAGTTTCTCTCAGGGCGACTTTCTAG
- a CDS encoding YheT family hydrolase, whose amino-acid sequence MTRKIKGVVYQREQIETPDDDFLNLDWVKNSNKRLLVISHGLEGGSDRHYVTGMAKLFQENNWDVLAWNNRSCNGEMNRQRILYHHAASYDLRSVVDHAVNAHDYEEVCLVGVSMGGGQTLRYLGQEAEFGLPEAVKKAVVISVPCSLPESVDTLSLKGNRVYEKRFLQKLKEKVKAKAIQYPDIDVSGLDQIEKLEEFDERYSAPLHGFKNRAAFYEHCNPFPFIKKITRELLILNALNDPLLIGNCFPYALAKSMQNLYLETPERGGHVGFAIPRQLHTYAEKRTLEFFEEGLTV is encoded by the coding sequence ATGACTCGCAAAATAAAGGGCGTGGTTTATCAAAGGGAGCAAATTGAAACTCCAGATGATGATTTTTTAAACCTTGATTGGGTAAAAAACAGCAACAAACGATTACTTGTTATTTCCCATGGCTTAGAAGGTGGGTCAGATCGACATTATGTTACTGGTATGGCGAAGCTTTTTCAGGAAAACAATTGGGATGTTTTGGCATGGAATAACCGAAGCTGTAATGGTGAAATGAACCGACAACGAATCCTTTATCACCATGCGGCAAGTTATGACCTCAGATCGGTAGTGGATCACGCTGTAAATGCTCATGACTACGAAGAGGTCTGTCTAGTCGGGGTGAGCATGGGGGGAGGCCAAACGCTCAGGTATTTGGGGCAAGAGGCCGAATTTGGTCTGCCAGAAGCTGTAAAAAAAGCCGTGGTCATTTCTGTGCCCTGCTCATTGCCAGAAAGTGTGGATACACTCAGCCTGAAAGGAAATAGAGTTTATGAGAAGCGTTTCTTACAGAAGTTAAAAGAGAAGGTAAAGGCTAAGGCGATCCAATATCCAGATATCGACGTTTCAGGTCTTGACCAAATAGAAAAACTCGAAGAATTTGATGAACGTTATTCTGCACCCTTGCATGGGTTCAAGAATAGAGCGGCATTTTACGAGCACTGCAACCCATTTCCGTTTATCAAGAAGATTACTCGAGAACTCTTGATTCTAAATGCCTTAAATGACCCCTTGCTCATAGGAAACTGTTTCCCTTATGCCTTGGCTAAGTCAATGCAAAACCTTTATCTGGAAACTCCCGAAAGGGGAGGACATGTTGGCTTTGCCATACCTAGGCAATTACATACTTATGCTGAAAAAAGAACACTCGAGTTTTTCGAAGAGGGATTGACCGTTTAA
- a CDS encoding helix-turn-helix domain-containing protein — MENNVKHYREKSNLTQTELAEKSGLSLRTIQRIEKGSLPKGHTLTSLSNALGIDPDKLLNHTADLEKVKYINISTLSFLILPFANIVLPIILTNKSEDERTKRIGKDIINIQIFWSVVTSFILIVSPFIQHWLSIELPLITICLLVSIGINLFIFLKNAISLNDRSELRIKPILRLL, encoded by the coding sequence ATGGAAAACAATGTTAAACATTATAGAGAAAAGAGTAATCTAACGCAAACTGAACTTGCCGAAAAATCAGGTCTGTCATTGAGGACCATTCAAAGAATTGAAAAGGGCAGCCTGCCTAAAGGCCATACATTAACGTCATTGTCAAATGCTCTTGGTATTGATCCGGATAAACTTTTGAATCATACAGCAGACCTTGAGAAAGTTAAATACATCAATATTTCAACCTTATCCTTTTTAATTCTCCCTTTCGCTAACATAGTGCTTCCTATAATTTTAACGAATAAAAGTGAAGATGAGCGTACCAAACGAATAGGTAAGGACATCATAAACATTCAAATCTTCTGGAGTGTTGTCACCTCTTTTATATTGATTGTTAGCCCCTTCATTCAACACTGGTTATCGATTGAACTTCCGTTAATTACGATCTGCTTATTGGTATCAATTGGTATTAATCTTTTCATTTTCCTAAAAAATGCCATTAGCTTGAACGACAGATCAGAATTGCGAATCAAGCCGATTCTGAGGCTTTTGTAG
- a CDS encoding GNAT family N-acetyltransferase has product MNDSLIISKLEENEFERLSELVILFNEVFDEYNKVASDRQLKKLLKKADFLAIVAVKQGKIIGGLTAYELAKYYTDKSELYIYDIAVKTKFQNQGIGKQLIEYLKDYSVKNGIEGIFVEAHSDDESAVKFYESTFGESEKVDHFNFEIKITGNNENKI; this is encoded by the coding sequence ATGAACGACAGTCTAATCATTTCCAAGCTAGAAGAAAATGAATTCGAGAGACTATCAGAACTCGTTATACTATTTAATGAAGTTTTCGATGAGTATAACAAAGTAGCTTCGGACAGGCAACTGAAGAAATTATTAAAAAAAGCCGATTTTTTAGCCATTGTTGCAGTCAAGCAAGGTAAGATTATTGGTGGATTGACTGCCTATGAACTAGCAAAGTATTACACTGACAAAAGCGAGTTATATATTTACGATATAGCCGTCAAAACTAAATTTCAAAACCAAGGTATTGGCAAGCAATTAATTGAATACTTGAAGGATTATTCAGTCAAAAATGGAATTGAGGGAATTTTCGTTGAAGCTCACTCCGATGATGAATCAGCCGTTAAGTTTTATGAATCAACTTTTGGGGAAAGTGAAAAAGTAGACCACTTCAATTTTGAAATAAAAATTACAGGCAACAACGAGAATAAAATATAG
- a CDS encoding endonuclease/exonuclease/phosphatase family protein: protein MKHTFLSLVILFAISIQETATAQGHTFMSYNIRYNNPNDGANKWDERKSEVVNLIDHYEPLVFGLQEALLDQVVFIRQSSSTYDYIGVGRDDGQEKGEFSPIFYNKEKLNLLKEGTFWLSETPDRVSKDWDAALPRICTYGQFQLKDSKATFWFFNTHFDHRGKLAREKSATLIIEKIKALTQDKAPIILTGDFNAIPDSKPIQNITNYLSDGFSSSQKPFYGPIGTFSGFDTSAKLEDRIDYIFFRNATGISLTHIDDRRTNGLWVSDHLPVLFSAKF, encoded by the coding sequence ATGAAGCACACCTTCTTATCACTGGTTATCCTATTCGCGATTTCAATCCAAGAGACTGCAACCGCTCAGGGGCACACTTTTATGTCCTATAACATCCGGTACAACAACCCAAATGATGGAGCGAATAAGTGGGATGAAAGAAAAAGTGAAGTGGTTAATCTAATCGATCATTATGAACCCTTGGTTTTTGGTTTGCAAGAAGCGTTGTTAGATCAAGTCGTCTTTATCCGTCAATCGTCAAGCACCTACGACTATATCGGAGTTGGCAGAGATGATGGTCAAGAAAAAGGTGAATTCAGTCCAATTTTCTATAATAAGGAGAAACTTAATCTACTTAAAGAAGGCACCTTCTGGCTATCAGAAACACCAGATAGGGTCAGTAAAGATTGGGATGCCGCTTTGCCGAGAATTTGCACCTATGGCCAATTTCAATTAAAAGACTCTAAGGCCACTTTCTGGTTCTTCAATACCCACTTCGATCATAGAGGGAAATTGGCAAGAGAAAAGTCAGCAACATTGATCATCGAAAAAATCAAAGCATTGACACAGGATAAGGCTCCAATAATCCTCACAGGTGATTTTAATGCAATACCTGACAGTAAACCCATTCAGAACATCACAAATTACCTATCAGACGGCTTTAGCAGTAGCCAAAAACCTTTCTATGGGCCTATCGGGACTTTCAGTGGCTTTGATACCTCTGCCAAACTGGAAGATCGGATTGATTATATTTTCTTTAGAAATGCGACTGGTATCAGCCTGACCCATATTGATGATAGAAGAACTAATGGACTCTGGGTTTCTGATCATTTGCCGGTGCTCTTTAGCGCGAAATTCTGA
- the lhgO gene encoding L-2-hydroxyglutarate oxidase: MKYDIIIVGGGIVGLATAHQSLLKNPKLKLALIEKEDRLCKHQTGNNSGVIHSGLYYKPGSLKARNCIHGYNMLLDFCNKEEIPYELCGKVVVATDDFQKPLLDNLYNRGLENGLDKIEKISIEQLKEIEPHVNGIAAVKVPYTGIIDYVAVAEKYAEKIREAGGEIFLGEKVIDIKDSQSHSMVETSKRSFETTLVVNCGGLYSDRLAKKTSDEVDLKIIPFRGEYFKLVPEKEYLVKHLIYPVPDPNFPFLGVHYTRMINGGIEAGPNAVLAFRREGYKKSQIHLGELMESLMWPGFQKVAMKYWKTGFGEMYRSFSKAAFTKALQKLIPEIQEKDLVDGGAGVRAQACDRTGGLLDDFSIIEAKHAINVCNAPSPAATSSLAIGDTVSDLVLKRF; this comes from the coding sequence ATGAAGTACGACATCATAATTGTTGGTGGTGGTATAGTAGGCTTGGCAACAGCTCATCAAAGCCTACTTAAAAACCCAAAGTTAAAACTTGCTTTAATCGAGAAGGAAGATCGACTGTGCAAGCACCAAACTGGCAACAATAGCGGTGTTATCCATTCTGGCCTCTATTACAAACCCGGAAGTCTTAAAGCCCGAAATTGTATTCACGGATACAATATGCTACTCGATTTCTGTAATAAGGAAGAGATTCCTTACGAGCTTTGCGGAAAAGTAGTAGTAGCCACTGATGATTTTCAAAAACCGCTCTTGGATAACCTTTATAACAGAGGTTTAGAGAACGGCCTAGATAAAATAGAGAAAATCAGCATTGAACAGCTTAAGGAAATCGAACCGCATGTGAACGGTATTGCGGCGGTGAAAGTACCATACACAGGTATAATCGATTATGTGGCCGTTGCTGAAAAGTATGCTGAAAAGATAAGAGAAGCTGGCGGTGAAATTTTCTTGGGCGAAAAAGTAATCGACATTAAGGATAGCCAAAGCCACTCCATGGTAGAGACTTCTAAAAGATCATTTGAGACCACTCTTGTGGTTAATTGTGGTGGGTTATACTCCGATCGTCTGGCTAAGAAAACCTCTGATGAAGTGGACCTAAAGATCATCCCTTTTAGAGGAGAATACTTTAAGCTAGTGCCCGAAAAGGAGTATCTAGTAAAACATTTGATTTACCCGGTGCCTGATCCAAACTTCCCTTTTCTAGGTGTTCATTATACTCGAATGATCAATGGAGGTATAGAAGCAGGTCCAAATGCGGTTTTAGCTTTTAGACGCGAAGGCTATAAAAAATCTCAAATCCATTTAGGGGAACTAATGGAGTCACTAATGTGGCCTGGTTTTCAGAAAGTGGCCATGAAATATTGGAAAACTGGATTTGGTGAAATGTATCGCTCGTTTTCGAAAGCAGCTTTCACCAAGGCACTCCAAAAGCTGATCCCTGAAATTCAGGAAAAAGACCTTGTTGATGGCGGTGCAGGGGTTCGCGCACAAGCCTGCGATAGAACTGGTGGTTTATTGGATGATTTTTCCATCATCGAGGCCAAACATGCCATTAACGTTTGTAATGCCCCTTCTCCTGCAGCAACTTCTTCTTTGGCGATTGGCGATACCGTGAGTGACCTAGTCCTAAAAAGGTTCTAA
- a CDS encoding DUF3127 domain-containing protein → MEIKAKVEKIFPTQQVSASFRKREFVVEYADNPQYPELIKFECIQDKCDQLDGFSEGQNVNVSFNLKGRKWTDPQGVDKYFTSLQAWRITADQGQAAPQNNAPTGATPPPPASSDEPDWLKSDESDDLPF, encoded by the coding sequence ATGGAAATTAAAGCGAAAGTCGAAAAGATATTCCCAACCCAACAGGTAAGTGCGTCATTTAGAAAGAGAGAGTTTGTTGTAGAGTACGCTGACAATCCTCAATACCCAGAATTGATCAAATTTGAGTGTATTCAAGACAAATGTGACCAATTAGATGGCTTTTCTGAAGGGCAAAACGTGAATGTTAGCTTTAATCTTAAAGGCAGAAAGTGGACTGATCCTCAAGGCGTAGACAAATACTTTACTTCGTTACAGGCTTGGAGAATTACGGCCGACCAAGGTCAAGCAGCTCCACAAAACAATGCCCCGACTGGTGCTACACCTCCTCCTCCAGCATCATCAGACGAGCCAGATTGGTTAAAATCAGATGAATCTGATGATTTACCTTTTTAA